A region from the Raphanus sativus cultivar WK10039 unplaced genomic scaffold, ASM80110v3 Scaffold1586, whole genome shotgun sequence genome encodes:
- the LOC108807781 gene encoding putative F-box only protein 15, giving the protein MVHCDGLMLCVWSDKKKFKFHNIALWNLLTRNFNLVEPRLAREAQRFLMDDHFGIGYDVNKPRGNYKILMFSADHYGEAVVEINECMSKSWKTLDDSKVDWEADPWCNGVSVVGSFDGDKLSLLHQNQNYPSPIEVWISSKLAVGNVTFAKYFRVSSPDLPAFRYLTFWPYPVYCIAKHKRIIACYV; this is encoded by the exons ATGGTTCACTGCGATGGACTCATGCTGTGTGTCTGGAGtgacaagaaaaaatttaaattccACAACATCGCCCTTTGGAATCTCCTCACAAGGAATTTCAACTTGGTCGAGCCTAGGCTCGCTCGAGAGGCTCAACGGTTCCTGATGGATGATCACTTCGGGATCGGATACGACGTTAACAAGCCTCGAGGTAATTACAAGATCTTGATGTTTTCAGCTGATCACTATGGTGAAGCAGTGGTGGAGATTAACGAGTGCATGTCGAAATCATGGAAAACGCTTGATGATTCCAAGGTTGATTGGGAAGCAGATCCCTGGTGCAATGGTGTCTCTGTCGTGG GCTCCTTCGATGGGGATAAACTGTCTTTGCtacatcaaaaccaaaactaTCCAAGTCCAATCGAGGTGTGGATTTCGAGCAAGCTGGCTGTTGGGAATGTCACGTTTGCCAAATATTTCAGGGTGTCCAGCCCTGATCTCCCGGCGTTTCGTTACCTTACATTTTGGCCTTATCCGGTATACTGCATTGCCAAGCACAAACGTATCATCGCATG CTACGTCTAA